The Ornithinimicrobium faecis genome includes a window with the following:
- a CDS encoding TetR/AcrR family transcriptional regulator — protein sequence MTGTQHVHATQADTLLRSIMLIRDSHGSASAGGGTKERVLLEAVELIAINGYQTTSMRQIAERAGIRAASIYNHFPSKDALVVSALQWIFDDFVAFIAEPMTRHEPAVRTLETLVRRHALYQFQFPHRMDSWRIILETDQLAAVVPDQARSAVQVKRDLLIDLCEALTRAAYPTLQQPRERVRAVNTLCGRASWWFDGDLNDLPAMTDLIWSLAVSIFTSPLAQEP from the coding sequence GTGACGGGGACACAGCACGTCCACGCGACCCAGGCAGACACGCTGCTGCGCTCCATCATGCTCATCCGAGACTCCCACGGCTCCGCGTCGGCAGGCGGTGGGACCAAGGAGCGCGTCCTGCTCGAAGCCGTCGAGCTGATCGCCATCAACGGTTATCAGACAACGTCCATGCGACAGATCGCGGAGCGGGCCGGGATCCGGGCAGCCAGCATCTACAACCACTTCCCCAGCAAGGACGCTCTGGTCGTCTCGGCGCTGCAGTGGATCTTTGACGACTTCGTCGCCTTCATCGCCGAGCCCATGACCCGTCACGAGCCGGCGGTGCGGACGCTGGAGACCCTGGTGCGCCGGCACGCGCTCTATCAGTTCCAGTTCCCGCACCGCATGGACTCCTGGCGCATCATCCTCGAGACCGACCAGTTGGCCGCAGTCGTCCCGGACCAGGCCAGGAGCGCAGTCCAAGTCAAGCGCGACCTGCTGATTGACCTGTGTGAGGCCCTCACCCGAGCGGCCTACCCGACGCTTCAGCAGCCACGCGAGCGCGTCCGCGCCGTCAACACGTTGTGCGGCCGAGCCTCCTGGTGGTTCGACGGTGACCTCAACGACCTGCCCGCGATGACGGACCTGATCTGGTCGTTGGCGGTCTCCATCTTCACCAGTCCGCTCGCCCAGGAGCCCTGA
- the nrdR gene encoding transcriptional regulator NrdR, whose translation MHCPFCRHTDSRVVDSRVQEDGTVIRRRRQCPECGRRFGTVESATLSVIKRSGATEPFSREKVLTGVRKACQGRPVTEDALQILGQQVEETIRSQGQAEIDAHEVGLAILAPLRCLDEVAYLRFASVYQAFESLEDFEGAITLLRTERDAAAAEPDTAESMP comes from the coding sequence ATGCACTGTCCGTTCTGTCGGCATACGGACTCCCGCGTGGTGGACAGCCGCGTCCAGGAGGACGGGACCGTCATCCGCCGCCGTCGCCAGTGCCCCGAGTGCGGGCGCCGGTTCGGCACGGTCGAGTCGGCCACCCTCTCGGTCATCAAGCGCTCCGGCGCGACCGAGCCGTTCAGCCGGGAGAAGGTGCTGACGGGTGTGCGCAAGGCCTGCCAGGGCCGTCCGGTCACCGAGGACGCGCTGCAGATCCTGGGTCAGCAGGTCGAGGAGACCATCCGCTCCCAGGGGCAGGCCGAGATCGACGCGCACGAGGTCGGACTGGCCATCCTGGCGCCGCTGCGGTGCCTGGACGAGGTGGCCTACCTGCGGTTCGCGAGCGTCTATCAGGCGTTCGAGTCCCTGGAGGATTTCGAGGGGGCGATCACGCTGCTGCGCACCGAGCGCGATGCCGCAGCAGCCGAGCCAGACACGGCGGAGAGTATGCCGTAA